A stretch of the Phycisphaeraceae bacterium genome encodes the following:
- the nuoL gene encoding NADH-quinone oxidoreductase subunit L has protein sequence MLEIVQQIGAVVLASGSALAVQAGGHAAEAAHGAAGLFTPVKAVAGAGAVAWVPALTMLATLLCGLCAALRIRTKLPAVITVVCLAGAFAAIAWTYAQSLGHPATPQIAHVWDWIDVQWGGKPAQSLVAHFSFYVDSLTLFWMLFVTGLGTLIALYASEYMAGDVGVGYSRFFAAFNLFVLSMSCLVMADNLILLYLGWEGVGLCSYLLIGYFYTKPSAVAAAKKAFIMNRIGDCGLALGIWLTFTLFGTVRYEELWPLIKPHMDAALEGRLAEVPFLVQLIPVLLTVGAFGKSAQLPLYTWLPDAMEGPTPVSALIHAATMVTAGVYLVARFMPLYAASEWALPIVAWGGGLTAFWAATIGMAQFDIKRVMAYSTISQLGYMFGGLGVLGPEGGVSHVLTHAFFKALLFLACGAVMHGFAGQLDLRKLSGLRKIPGWRIVGFTMLVGCLNLSGFPYITAGFWSKDLIIGDAFVNPHTQVVGWLLLITAGLTSYYTFRVYFRVFEGPVAFEAGEEAHGHGAGDHAEHGHGHGHDGHDAHDGAHAGHGHGEFHPHAPGWAINLVLTVLAVATFAVIPLVFTHGGEPSWAGRMVDHSTANVHAIGHEHATFFGFDPHAVLPIVSGILAIAGILVAWWLHLAGRTTAATSRADALIPLMGPIPRWGQNKWYVDELYHFLFVLPLRVVSHICFLIDKLLVDGLVDAAGWAPRGVGSSIRPAQSGVLNDYAVRMVTGVGAFLLIVIIVAGGAA, from the coding sequence GTGCTTGAGATCGTGCAACAGATTGGCGCCGTCGTCCTGGCCTCGGGCAGTGCGCTGGCGGTGCAGGCCGGCGGGCACGCGGCGGAGGCCGCGCACGGCGCGGCCGGGCTCTTCACGCCGGTGAAAGCGGTGGCCGGGGCGGGCGCCGTGGCCTGGGTGCCGGCCCTCACCATGCTGGCGACGCTGCTGTGCGGCCTGTGCGCCGCGCTCCGCATTAGGACGAAGCTGCCGGCGGTGATCACGGTGGTGTGCCTGGCGGGCGCCTTCGCGGCGATCGCCTGGACCTACGCGCAGTCGCTGGGCCACCCGGCCACGCCGCAGATCGCGCACGTGTGGGACTGGATCGACGTGCAGTGGGGCGGGAAACCGGCGCAGAGCCTGGTTGCCCACTTCTCGTTCTATGTCGATTCGCTGACGCTGTTCTGGATGCTCTTCGTCACGGGGCTAGGGACGCTGATCGCGCTGTACGCCAGCGAGTACATGGCCGGGGATGTGGGTGTCGGGTACAGCCGGTTCTTCGCGGCGTTCAACCTGTTTGTGCTGTCGATGTCGTGCCTGGTGATGGCCGACAACCTGATCCTGCTGTACCTGGGGTGGGAGGGCGTGGGGCTCTGCTCGTACCTGCTGATCGGCTACTTCTACACGAAGCCCTCCGCCGTCGCCGCGGCGAAGAAGGCGTTCATCATGAACCGCATCGGCGACTGCGGGCTGGCGCTGGGGATCTGGCTGACGTTCACGCTGTTCGGCACGGTGCGGTACGAGGAGCTGTGGCCGCTCATCAAGCCGCACATGGATGCGGCGCTGGAGGGGCGACTGGCCGAGGTGCCCTTCTTGGTCCAGCTCATCCCGGTGCTGCTTACCGTGGGCGCGTTCGGCAAGTCGGCGCAGTTGCCGCTGTACACCTGGCTCCCCGACGCGATGGAGGGCCCGACGCCCGTCTCGGCGCTGATCCACGCGGCGACGATGGTCACCGCGGGGGTGTACCTGGTCGCGCGGTTCATGCCGCTGTACGCGGCGAGCGAGTGGGCGCTGCCGATCGTGGCGTGGGGCGGCGGGCTGACGGCGTTCTGGGCCGCGACGATCGGGATGGCGCAGTTCGACATCAAGCGCGTGATGGCGTATTCGACCATCTCGCAGCTGGGGTACATGTTCGGCGGCCTGGGCGTGCTGGGCCCGGAGGGGGGCGTGAGCCACGTGCTGACGCACGCGTTCTTCAAAGCCCTGCTGTTCCTGGCGTGCGGCGCGGTGATGCACGGATTCGCCGGGCAGCTCGACCTGCGCAAGCTCTCGGGCCTGCGGAAGATCCCGGGGTGGCGGATCGTCGGATTCACGATGCTGGTCGGATGCCTGAACCTGTCGGGCTTCCCCTACATCACGGCGGGGTTCTGGTCGAAGGACCTGATCATCGGTGATGCGTTCGTGAACCCGCACACGCAGGTGGTGGGGTGGCTGCTGCTGATCACGGCGGGCCTGACCTCGTACTACACCTTCCGCGTGTACTTCCGCGTGTTCGAGGGGCCGGTGGCGTTCGAGGCGGGGGAGGAGGCTCACGGGCACGGCGCGGGGGATCACGCTGAGCACGGGCATGGCCACGGGCACGACGGCCATGACGCCCACGACGGGGCGCACGCCGGGCACGGGCACGGGGAGTTCCACCCGCACGCCCCCGGGTGGGCGATCAACTTGGTGCTGACCGTGCTGGCGGTGGCGACCTTCGCGGTCATCCCGCTCGTGTTCACGCACGGCGGCGAGCCGAGCTGGGCCGGGCGGATGGTCGATCACTCCACGGCGAACGTGCACGCGATCGGGCACGAGCACGCGACGTTCTTCGGGTTCGATCCGCACGCGGTGCTGCCGATCGTGTCGGGGATCCTGGCGATCGCCGGGATCCTGGTCGCCTGGTGGCTGCACCTGGCGGGCCGGACCACGGCGGCGACCAGCCGGGCCGATGCGCTGATCCCGCTGATGGGACCGATCCCGCGCTGGGGCCAGAACAAGTGGTACGTCGATGAGCTGTACCACTTCCTGTTTGTGCTGCCGCTGCGGGTGGTCTCGCACATCTGCTTCCTGATCGACAAGCTGCTGGTGGACGGGCTGGTGGACGCGGCGGGGTGGGCCCCGCGCGGCGTGGGCTCGTCGATCCGGCCGGCTCAGTCCGGCGTGCTGAACGACTACGCGGTGCGGATGGTGACGGGTGTCGGGGCGTTCCTGCTGATCGTGATCATCGTCGCCGGGGGTGCCGCATGA
- a CDS encoding NADH-quinone oxidoreductase subunit M, with product MNLVMLIAIPLAVALAMPLIPARSAKTFATAATLAALAWFLVVAAQFPWAAGSSDHMEWIQPWFPGIGLSLSLAADTVSMLLVGLTVLLGPIVVVCSYSAITERVRTYYGWFLALQACMTGVFFSRDLILFYIFFEFTLIPMYVLINLYGGNDRRHAATKFFLFTFTGSLITLAGFVFLAVKSAAGMPLGAENGGWSFQFSDLSATANALPLSVQSWVFLAIMIGFAVKVPLFPVHTWLPLTHTQAPTAGSVILAGVLLKLGTYGIYRFGLGFTPDAAIHFAPAIGVLSLIGILYAGLICWVQTDAKKLVAYSSVSHLGFCILGMFSMTAIGLTGSVLYMINHGLSTGALFLLIGMVYERYHTHSMKHMSGLAAKMPVWATFMVFFAMASVGLPGLNGFVGELFCLIGTFQGWSGWPSHGALSAAVPGELGPWFAFFAALGMIVTAMYLLFLVGRIVWGKLELPTGHGDDGHGHGNHSEAHAEGHSTLPVDLNAREIGVLVPLAVACIAIGFYPKPLVDVLDGPSRQLAGFLEHRRQAMAANAGRVAGPEAEPATNAGHDADDSHGPADGGHEHTEGAPR from the coding sequence ATGAACCTGGTGATGCTGATTGCCATCCCGCTGGCGGTGGCGCTGGCGATGCCGTTGATTCCGGCCCGGAGCGCCAAGACCTTCGCGACGGCGGCGACGCTGGCGGCCCTGGCGTGGTTCCTGGTGGTCGCGGCGCAGTTCCCCTGGGCAGCAGGGAGCAGCGACCACATGGAGTGGATCCAGCCCTGGTTCCCGGGCATCGGCCTGTCGCTGTCGCTGGCGGCGGACACCGTCTCGATGCTGCTGGTGGGCCTGACGGTGCTGCTGGGGCCGATCGTCGTGGTGTGCTCGTACAGCGCCATCACGGAGCGGGTGCGGACCTACTACGGCTGGTTCCTGGCGCTCCAGGCGTGCATGACCGGGGTGTTTTTCTCCCGCGACCTGATCCTGTTCTACATCTTCTTCGAGTTCACGCTGATCCCGATGTACGTGCTGATCAACCTGTACGGGGGCAACGACCGGCGGCACGCCGCGACCAAGTTCTTCCTGTTCACGTTCACCGGCTCGCTGATAACGCTCGCCGGCTTCGTGTTCCTCGCGGTCAAGAGCGCTGCGGGGATGCCGCTGGGCGCGGAGAACGGCGGCTGGTCGTTCCAGTTCAGCGACCTGAGCGCCACGGCCAATGCCCTGCCGCTGTCGGTGCAGTCGTGGGTGTTCCTGGCGATCATGATCGGGTTCGCGGTGAAGGTGCCGCTGTTCCCGGTGCACACCTGGCTGCCGCTGACGCACACGCAGGCGCCCACGGCGGGCTCGGTCATCCTGGCCGGCGTCCTGCTGAAGCTGGGAACCTACGGGATCTACCGTTTCGGCCTGGGTTTCACGCCCGATGCCGCGATCCACTTCGCCCCCGCCATCGGTGTCCTGTCGCTCATCGGGATCCTGTATGCCGGGTTGATCTGCTGGGTGCAGACCGACGCCAAGAAACTGGTGGCGTACTCGTCCGTGTCGCACCTTGGCTTCTGCATCCTGGGGATGTTCTCGATGACGGCCATCGGGCTGACCGGCTCGGTGCTGTACATGATCAACCACGGCCTGTCGACCGGGGCGCTGTTCCTGCTGATCGGGATGGTCTACGAGCGGTACCACACGCACTCGATGAAGCACATGTCCGGGCTCGCGGCAAAGATGCCGGTGTGGGCTACGTTCATGGTCTTCTTCGCGATGGCCTCCGTGGGCCTGCCCGGACTCAACGGCTTTGTCGGTGAGCTCTTCTGCCTCATCGGCACGTTCCAGGGGTGGAGCGGCTGGCCGTCTCACGGCGCTCTGAGCGCGGCGGTGCCCGGCGAACTGGGCCCCTGGTTCGCGTTCTTCGCGGCGCTGGGCATGATCGTGACGGCGATGTACCTCCTGTTCCTTGTCGGCCGGATCGTGTGGGGCAAGCTCGAGCTTCCCACCGGGCATGGCGATGACGGGCACGGGCACGGCAACCACTCTGAAGCACACGCCGAGGGACACTCGACGCTGCCGGTTGACCTCAACGCGAGGGAGATCGGGGTGCTGGTGCCGCTGGCGGTGGCGTGCATCGCGATCGGCTTCTATCCCAAGCCCCTGGTGGACGTGCTCGACGGTCCCTCGCGGCAGCTGGCCGGATTCCTGGAGCACCGGCGGCAGGCGATGGCCGCGAACGCCGGGCGGGTGGCGGGGCCTGAGGCAGAACCCGCCACGAATGCTGGGCACGATGCAGACGACTCGCATGGGCCGGCCGACGGGGGGCATGAGCACACGGAAGGAGCCCCGCGATGA
- a CDS encoding NADH-quinone oxidoreductase subunit N, producing the protein MIDRIAGLYPEIALFITTCVVMVIGLSPSRSVRRLCGPLSAVGLVAAWALAARGEGVVGSSLPGLAYYYKQLVCAAGLLLVPLLQGTVDREYEAAVARGARFDAIRSNTAEFYSFFLFSLTGCLLCGGAPDLIWLFLALELTSLPTYVMVAISTRGNRSMEAAVKYFFLGALSAAVFLYGFALLYGATGTTSLAGIQASLAAQHAAGGISPLAVAGVLMIVLGLCFKIAAVPMQFYAADVYQGAASPVSAMLAFVPKAAGFAGLMLVLSAVGWSFGSTPASTGESLPPTIRLTLWVVAVLTMFTGNVLAVLQTSVKRLLAYSSIAHSGYMLVGLIAGPGETVASNGLSAVLFYLTCYAAMTIGAFAVVASIERRTPDGSGDEAESIADLRGLYQSHPLLAWVMVICSMGLLGLPPLLGFMGKLTLFTSGISKGEIVLVIVLCLNSAISAYYYLRLAYMALLEAPDAAPIGRPVVRTPFNGRVIAGFVGAAGVVALVAVSDPLSRAAFDLVQTQPLYKGTRARPVAAGAEGTPAPREPQDPRTNQN; encoded by the coding sequence ATGATCGATCGCATCGCCGGTCTCTATCCCGAGATCGCCCTGTTCATCACCACGTGCGTCGTGATGGTCATCGGGCTCTCTCCGAGCAGGTCGGTGCGCCGGCTCTGCGGCCCGTTGAGCGCGGTCGGGCTGGTCGCCGCGTGGGCTCTGGCGGCGCGGGGTGAGGGGGTCGTGGGGTCGTCGCTGCCGGGCCTGGCGTACTACTACAAGCAACTGGTGTGCGCGGCGGGGCTGCTGCTGGTGCCGCTGCTGCAGGGGACGGTCGATCGCGAGTACGAGGCGGCGGTGGCGCGTGGGGCCCGGTTCGATGCGATCCGGTCCAACACGGCGGAGTTCTACTCATTCTTCCTGTTCTCGCTGACCGGGTGCCTGCTCTGCGGCGGCGCGCCGGACCTGATCTGGCTGTTCCTGGCGCTGGAGCTGACGAGCCTGCCGACGTATGTGATGGTCGCGATCTCGACGCGGGGGAACCGGTCGATGGAGGCGGCGGTCAAGTACTTCTTCCTGGGGGCGCTCTCCGCGGCGGTGTTCCTCTACGGGTTCGCCCTGCTGTACGGCGCCACGGGCACGACGTCGCTCGCCGGGATCCAGGCCTCGCTGGCGGCCCAGCACGCCGCGGGTGGCATCAGCCCGCTCGCGGTCGCGGGCGTGCTGATGATCGTGCTGGGGCTGTGCTTCAAGATCGCCGCGGTTCCGATGCAGTTCTACGCGGCGGATGTGTACCAGGGGGCGGCGTCGCCGGTGTCGGCGATGCTCGCGTTCGTGCCGAAGGCCGCGGGCTTTGCCGGGTTGATGCTGGTGCTGTCGGCGGTGGGCTGGTCCTTCGGCTCGACCCCGGCCAGCACGGGCGAGTCGCTGCCGCCGACGATCCGGCTCACGCTGTGGGTTGTGGCCGTGCTGACGATGTTCACCGGGAACGTGCTCGCCGTGCTCCAGACGTCAGTCAAGCGGCTGCTGGCGTACTCGTCGATCGCGCACTCAGGATACATGCTGGTCGGCCTGATCGCGGGGCCGGGGGAGACGGTCGCGAGCAACGGTCTCTCCGCGGTCCTGTTCTACCTGACGTGCTACGCGGCGATGACCATCGGCGCGTTCGCGGTCGTCGCCTCGATCGAGCGGCGCACGCCGGACGGTTCGGGGGACGAGGCGGAGAGCATCGCGGACCTGCGGGGGCTCTACCAGTCCCACCCGTTGCTGGCGTGGGTGATGGTGATCTGCTCGATGGGCCTGCTGGGGCTGCCCCCGCTCCTGGGGTTCATGGGCAAACTGACGCTGTTCACCTCCGGCATCTCCAAGGGCGAGATCGTGCTGGTGATCGTGCTGTGCCTGAACTCGGCGATCAGCGCGTACTACTACCTGCGTCTGGCGTACATGGCGCTGCTGGAAGCGCCGGATGCAGCGCCGATCGGCCGGCCGGTCGTGCGGACGCCGTTCAATGGGCGCGTGATCGCGGGCTTTGTCGGCGCCGCCGGGGTGGTGGCGCTGGTGGCGGTGAGCGACCCGCTCTCGCGTGCAGCATTCGACCTCGTGCAGACCCAGCCGCTCTACAAGGGGACTCGGGCGCGGCCGGTCGCGGCCGGAGCCGAGGGCACGCCCGCGCCCCGCGAACCGCAGGACCCGCGAACGAATCAGAACTGA
- a CDS encoding SpoIIE family protein phosphatase, with translation MAQPHPNPVDPADPAGDPAQPDRGPLTLRDFVTDASLVAVCDELTRMTGVPIWMRDAGGSAIVPGDRGAAWITVSDESAAERAFELAGRAYVPAAPTFRAVLRISTGELGHLVMAEPVPGTGKQRHSLRNALTRLAATVSEGCEAQVSLRQRVLELGALYRLSSMLVQSEDADSLLTAALDLAMDVLRVDGGSISLVEDEEADLVVKASRGLSPEWVAGSASAAHASTIRKAALGGEIIAVDDLTTDPRMPDPERVRVEGLVSLLSTGLMYQGRAIGLIRLYARTPRRFTRAEKGLLRSIADQSAAAVINARLRRLREENERVRHQVRLAANVQRRMLPRAMPTIPALDIAAKYQPTTELGGDFYDLIPLSGNLGIVVGDVVGKGVPAALLMSAVRASLRAHAQDVYDLKEVLARVNAALAADTHDDEFATLWYGVIDPATLRLTYCNAGHNPPLLIRRSPGRPVRAEDITELAEGGMALGIDASQRYSGGVCQLAPGDMLVGFTDGLIDALSFAGRRFGNAGLTAALLETLNSAPDSSAAHVAERLFWHLRQHTGLHARTDDVTLVVVRVRAG, from the coding sequence ATGGCCCAGCCGCACCCCAATCCTGTCGACCCGGCGGACCCCGCCGGCGACCCCGCCCAACCGGACCGCGGCCCGCTGACGCTGCGCGACTTCGTCACCGACGCGTCGCTGGTCGCTGTCTGCGACGAGCTCACCCGCATGACCGGCGTGCCGATCTGGATGCGCGATGCGGGCGGGAGCGCGATCGTGCCGGGGGATCGCGGGGCCGCGTGGATTACGGTGAGCGACGAGTCCGCCGCGGAGCGCGCGTTTGAGCTCGCCGGACGTGCCTACGTCCCCGCCGCCCCGACGTTCCGGGCTGTTCTCCGTATCTCGACCGGGGAACTCGGCCACCTGGTCATGGCCGAGCCGGTGCCGGGAACCGGGAAGCAGCGGCACTCGCTTCGCAACGCCTTGACGCGGCTGGCCGCCACCGTCTCCGAGGGGTGCGAGGCCCAGGTCTCACTCCGCCAGCGGGTGCTCGAACTGGGCGCCCTGTACCGTCTCAGTTCCATGCTCGTGCAGAGCGAGGACGCCGATTCGCTCCTCACCGCGGCTCTCGACCTGGCTATGGACGTGCTCCGCGTCGATGGCGGCTCGATCTCGCTGGTCGAGGACGAGGAGGCCGACCTGGTCGTCAAGGCCTCCCGGGGCCTGAGCCCCGAATGGGTGGCCGGGAGCGCGAGCGCCGCCCACGCCAGCACCATCCGCAAGGCAGCGCTCGGCGGTGAGATCATCGCCGTCGACGACCTGACCACCGACCCACGCATGCCCGACCCGGAGCGCGTCCGAGTCGAGGGGCTTGTCTCGCTCCTCTCGACGGGCCTGATGTACCAGGGCCGCGCGATCGGGCTCATCCGTCTCTACGCCCGGACTCCCCGCCGCTTCACCCGCGCCGAGAAGGGCCTGCTGCGATCGATCGCCGACCAGTCCGCCGCGGCGGTCATCAATGCACGCCTCCGTCGGCTGCGGGAGGAAAACGAACGGGTTCGTCACCAGGTCCGCCTCGCGGCGAACGTCCAGCGGCGCATGCTGCCCCGCGCCATGCCCACGATCCCCGCCCTTGACATCGCGGCCAAGTACCAGCCCACGACCGAGTTGGGGGGCGACTTCTATGACCTGATCCCCCTCAGCGGGAATCTTGGGATCGTCGTTGGCGACGTCGTCGGCAAGGGCGTCCCCGCGGCGCTGCTCATGTCGGCCGTGCGGGCCTCCTTGCGTGCCCACGCCCAGGATGTCTACGACCTCAAGGAGGTCCTCGCTCGGGTGAATGCCGCCTTGGCCGCGGACACCCACGACGACGAGTTTGCCACGCTGTGGTACGGCGTCATCGACCCCGCGACCCTGCGGCTCACCTACTGCAACGCGGGTCACAACCCCCCGCTGCTGATCAGGCGATCGCCAGGCCGGCCCGTTCGCGCCGAGGACATCACCGAACTCGCGGAGGGCGGGATGGCCCTGGGAATCGACGCCTCGCAGCGGTACTCGGGCGGCGTCTGCCAGCTCGCGCCGGGGGACATGCTGGTCGGCTTCACCGACGGGCTGATCGACGCGCTCTCCTTCGCCGGCCGACGATTCGGCAACGCGGGCCTCACGGCGGCGCTGCTGGAAACGCTCAACTCCGCCCCGGACTCCAGCGCCGCCCACGTTGCGGAGCGGCTGTTCTGGCACCTCCGCCAGCACACCGGTCTGCACGCCCGCACCGATGACGTCACGCTGGTCGTGGTGCGGGTCCGCGCCGGATAA